The Streptococcus sp. DTU_2020_1001019_1_SI_AUS_MUR_006 sequence AAATGGTTTCTTATTGAAAAGATTTTCTTGCATGAAGTAACGATATGATTGAGGATTGTCCCCATCAAGACCTACGTACTCATCCAAGTTCACACTTGTAAGATTTGAAAAATCAAGATCGCTCTCAACGATTTGTTGGTAAAACTCCAGAGGGCTACTTCCTGTTGCAAGTCCCAATGTTTGTGCACCGTTTTCCAATTTTTCTTTTAAGATATCAAAAGCAACTTTTCCACCTTCAATTGGATTTTCCACTTGAATAACTTTCATAATTTTGTCCTCCATATTCTTTATTTTATTATATGGTATAGACCAATTTTTGTCAAGTGAAAACGATTTATTTTTGTTGAAAATATGACAGTAGCCTCAAAATAGCTACTGTCTTGTCTCATTTGATTCTTAAAACCTTGATAGACTTGACAAATAGTAGGAAAGAGCCAAAAAAAGCTCGATAATATTTGTAATAGGCAAATTCCTATAGATATTATGGAGCTTTTTATTGTATCGAATTGTCAAATGAAGAGCAGATAGTAGATTGCATACAGAATAGTGCACTGTGACTTCTAAAACATTGCGAGAAATTGATTTGACTTCCTTAATCAATTTATCCAGATTTTATTTCACTTCACTATACTTTCAAGGTCTATTATTTAGTATATCCTCCGACAAGTGAATAGTATCATCAACTAACATGAGATTGCTAGCATTGAAAGAATTTTTTTAATAATATTAGCAACATATTTATTTTACAAAAAATATTAATCATAAAAAATCTTGTTCATCTATAATGAACCTAGAAAATATATTTCTTTAAAGTATTTGATAAAGCTTGATAACCAGAAACGCTGAGGTGAAGCCCATCCGTTGTGTAGTCTTCCTTGAGTTGTCCTTCCTGATCGAGTAGGTTCTCGAAAACAGAAACGTATTCTACCTGCATGTAGCTGGAAGCTAAGTCTTGATAAGCTTGATTCCAGGCCTTGATTTTCTCATTGGTACGAATATAAACTGTCTGCTTGAAGTCCGTACTCTCATTGACCGGCAAAATGGAAACTAGCTTTATCTGTGACAGTGGATAGTCGCGAGAAATGGTTTGAATCACGCTCTCAAGATTGTTTAGCGCTTCATTCATTGGAACATCTTTTCCAATGTCATTTGTCCCAATCAATAGTACAATTTGGTCCACTGCATCGCCATAGAGGTGGGCATCAAGATTTTCTCGTAAAAGTCCCGTCTGATAGCCTCGAACCCCTCGGTTCACAATGGTTTTTGACGTTCCCAATAATTCTTGCAAGGGATAATACTCAATAATAGAATCCCCGATAAAAATGATATCTGGTTCAATTACCGAGATTTGATTAAGTTCACGATACTTGGTTTGAATTTTCTCTTGCTCTTTTAAGAGCCAGTTTTCTAAAAGCTGTACTGCCAAGTTATTCTCCTCTTTCTAGCCAATTTTCTAAAACTTGGTAAACACCTGCCTGACTGTTGGCTGGCGCCACTTTTGTCGCAACTTCCTTAACAGACTCCTCAGCATTTTCCATGGCGTAAGAAATTCCTGCTAGTTCCAACATTTCAATGTCATTTTCACTGTCTCCAAAAGCCATGATCTGTTCAGTTTCTAAGTTCCAACGTTTGAGTAATTCTTTTAAGCCCCAAGCCTTATGAATCCCATCTTGTAAGATATCAATACAGCCATACCCACTAGAAACAGCTCGCACATGACCGTCAAACAAGTCATTGATTTCTTGTAAAACAGAATTTAATCGTTCTTCTCCAACAACCATACTCATCTTGAGGACACCTCCAAAGAGACTGGAATCAAATTCATCAACAAAGTGCATCCGTTGATAGAATTTCTCTATCATCTCCGGAGTCATAAAATTTTCAAGTTGAGTAAAAACGGTGCCTTCTTTCACAAAACCGCCATTCATAGCAGTTACGACAAACTGATCCTGACACTCTCTGCCTTTAAAATGGCCCAAAGCCCTATCAACCATAGCATCGTTCCAAGTCTGAGCTTGAATCAATTGATCATTTTCTAATATACGAGCACCATTAGCAACCACAAGAACTACTCTTTCTGCTAGATGTCCCAGTAATTGTCGCATTCGATGAACTTCATTTCCCGTTGCAATGACAAAACGAACGCCACGTTGATCTAGCTGATCTAAAATTTTCTCTAGTCGAGGTAGGTCCAGTTGTCCTTGAGGATCCAACAAAGTACCGTCCATATCCGTCGCTATTATCTTAATATCCATCTTGCTCCTCTTTTAATGTCACTACCACTTCAAACCTACATGCTCGTTCATTTCTTTATAGGCTGTATCAATCCGTTCCTTGGTATCTTCATCTAACTGACTACGATATTTACCGCCCTCTATAAAATCTTCTAAAATGTAGGTCTGGTACAAATAGAGCGGATAGCCTTCAGGAGAATAAGTTCCTTTTGGTGTCCTATTAACCCAGCTGGGATGTGCTTTAGCTGTCTCAATTATAGTCTTACCTGCTTTTTTCTTAATGGTCACGTCCATGAGAACACCACGTTCTGTCCATTTTGCATTTTCCTCATCTTGCATAGTCTCAATTCGCTGATTTGAGATAAAATTCCCCATAGAATAGATAATGAGTTTCTTGTCCCCATCTTTCTCAACCGTTTCAGCAGGCTCAACTACGTGAGGATGGCCACCAAAGATAATATCAGCTCCCCAATCAATCATCTTGTGATAGAGTTGCTTTTGCTCTTCAGTTGGTTCCAATTGGTACTCAATTCCCATCTGAGGCATGATAATTGTAATATCCGCTTCCTTCTCTGCTCGTTCAATTTCAGCCTTCATCTTGTCCTCATTTAGGTCAGAAAGATGATTATCATAGTCTTCTTTAGAAATGTATTCTTCAATGCCGTTAAATCCATAAGAATAGGCTAAAAGGGCAACTTTAATTCCATTGACTTCCTTGATAACTATCGGTGCTTTCTCTCGTGGTTCATGGGTATAAACACCAATTGGTGTCATTCCAGCTTTTTCGATAGCATCTGCAGTTGAAAAAACTCCCTCAATCTGAGAATCCAAGATATGATTGTGAGCCAAGTCTAAGACCTGATAACCAGCATCCTTTATAGCATCCATGACTTCACCAGGTGCATTAAACAAGGGGTAACCTGCGAGATAATGGTCTTTATTTACAGTTCCTTCAAAATCACCGATGACTAAGTCTGCTTGCTTGAGCCATGGTTTTACATAGTCAAAATTTTCATGGAAATCATAAGTCCCATCTTCTTTTAGAGCGGTTCTATAAATCGGAATATGATAGAGCAAATCCCCATTTGCCATAATACGCGCACTTGTTTCTTGCTCCGTATCTGCATTCTTTTCCTGAGAATTTAACTTTTTCTGCACAGCACTTGGATCACTACTGCTTAAAGAAATTCCTCGAGTTCCTTCCACTAGTAAAGTAAGCATCATCGAGACAGCTACCGAAGCTAACAAGACCACAATAAAAGTGCGATTGTTCCACTGCTTATAGTTCCTGAAAAATCGAACAGAATGTCTAATAGCATGTAGAACAGGACCTTTTTTTCTTTTTCTACTACGTTGTTCCAAATTTTTTCTCCCTACTTTTTGATGCAAGTCACCTTACCTTATTATACCACAGACAAATTGGTATTTCCTTTTATTATATTATTTTTTAGCAACTTCTGTGACTTTCTTTCTCATCTGTTTTGTGTTATCATGTAATTGTAATAGAAGGAAAGGAAAGAATATGTCTGCTATAGAACGAATTACCAAAGCTGCTCATTTAATCGATATGAAAGATATTATCCGCGAAGGGAACCCTACTCTTCGTGCCGTTGCCGAGGAGGTCTCTTTCCCCTTGAGCGATCAAGATATCATTCTCGGAGAAAAAATGATGCAATTTTTAAAACACTCGCAAGATCCTGTTATGGCTGAAAAATTAGGTCTACGTGGAGGTGTTGGGCTTGCTGCACCACAGCTGGATATCTCAAAACGCATCATCGCCGTACTGGTACCAAATATCACTGAGGATGGCGAAACACCTCAGGAAGCCTATGACTTACAAGCTGTAATGTACAATCCTAAAATCGTCTCACATTCAGTCCAAGATGCTGCTTTAGGTGAGGGAGAGGGTTGCTTGTCTGTTGACCGTGCTGTTCCAGGTTATGTTATCCGCCATGCCAGAGTAACTGTAGACTACTTTGATAAGGATGGAGAAAAACATCGTATCAAACTAAAAGGCTACAACTCAATCGTTGTTCAACATGAAATTGACCACTTAAATGGCATTATGTTCTACGATCGTATCAATGAAAAAGATCCATTTGAAGTTAAAGATGGATTGCTCATTCTTGAATAAAGAAAATCCCGTTGCAAGACGGGATTTTGTGTTATAATGAAGATATGAAAACAAACGATATTGTCTATGGCGTTCATGCCGTCACAGAAGCTCTTTTAGCAAATACTGGAAACAAACTCTACCTTCAGGAAGATTTACGAGGAAAGAATGTGGAAAAAGTTAAGGAATTAGCTACTGAAAAGAAAGTAGCCATTTCTTGGACTTCCAAAAAATCACTTTCTGAGATGACTGAAGGAGCTGTTCACCAAGGTTTTGTCTTACGCGTTTCTGAATTTGCCTACACTGAACTTGAGCAAATTCTTGCTAAGACACGCCAGGAAGAAAACCCACTACTACTAATCCTTGATGGTTTAACGGACCCACATAATCTCGGTTCTATCTTGAGAACAGCGGATGCAACCAATGTTTCAGGTGTCATCATTCCCAAACACCGAGCTGTCGGCGTCACTCCTGTCGTAGCAAAAACAGCAACAGGTGCGATTGAACACGTTCCTATCGCTCGCGTGACCAATCTCAGCCAAACCTTGGACAAACTCAAGGATGAAGGCTTCTGGACATTCGGTACTGATATGAACGGAACTCCTTGCCATAAATGGAATACCAAAGGAAAGATTGCTCTCATTATCGGAAATGAAGGCAAAGGTATCTCTAGCAACATCAAAAAACAAGTGGACGAGATGATCACCATTCCTATGAATGGTCACGTACAGAGCCTCAATGCCAGCGTTGCTGCTGCCATTCTCATGTACGAAGTCTTTAGAAATCGACTCTAATAAAAAGTGAGGTTGGGACAAAAGATCCCGACCTCACTTTTTATTAGCAATCAAACTTTGACGCGGTAGCTGATTGAACTTTTTGTTCGTCTTTTGGACTCCAAAAAGCTCCTAATCATCCTCGAGGGGCTGGGACTACGAAATCGAGACTTTGTCTATCGATTTCTATCCCACCGCCTTTTTAACTATGTTCAGTAATATATTTATAGGCCTCTTGACCTGCAATAGCACCATCTCCAACAGCTGTTGTAACTTGTCGAAGGTCTTTCTGGCGAACATCCCCAACTGCGAAGACCCCTGCAACGCTTGTTTTCATGTGGTCATCTGTCACAATCCAACCTGCCTGGTCTCGAATCTGCAACTCTTGGACGAAATCACTAACAGGGTCCAATCCAACATAGATGAAGACACCACCAAAGTCTTGTTCTGTCACTTGTCCTGTTTTAACATTTTCAATGACAACTGACTCTACACGGTTCTCACCCTTGATTTCTTTGACAACAGAATCCCAAATGAAATTGATTTTTTCATTGGCAAAAGCTCTATCTTGCAAGACTTTTTGAGCACGAAGTTCATCACGACGGTGAATGATGGTTACAGACTTAGCAAATCGTGTTAAGAAGATAGCCTCTTCAACTGCGGAGTCACCTCCACCTACGACCAACAAATCTTGGTCGCGGAAAAAGGCTCCATCACAAACCGCACAGTAAGAAACACCACGGCTATTGAGTTCTTCTTCACCTGGAACTCCCAAGAGACGATGTTTAGAACCAGTCGCCACGATAACTGTGCGAGTTTCATAAACTTGGTCGTCTGTTACGACTTTTTTAAATTCCCCATGATCCTCAACATTTTCAACGAAGCCATAGAGATGCTCAACACCCAGATTTTCAAGAGGTTCAAACATTTTTTCAGCTAATTCAGGACCACTGATATTAGCATAACCTGGATAGTTTTCAATGTCAGAAGTATTATTCATCTGACCTCCTGGAAGGCCCCCTTCAATCAAAGCCACTTTCAGATTACTGCGTGCTGCATACAAGGCTGCAGTCATCCCAGCAGGACCTGCACCGATAATAATCGTATCGTACATTCTCTTTCCTTCTTTCTTGTTGTAACTATTTTTATTCTAACGAATTAAATCCCATTTTACAACTATTAAGCCTTGAGAACCAACAAGATGCTCATGGTTGCAAATGACAATACTGGAATGGTCAAAACTCCAATCATAATCATATCGTAGAGATGGGCTTGACGTGCTTTAGCAGTTTTGTCAACCCCCGACAGAGCTCTAAGTCCAATCCAGAGTCCCAAAATAATCAAGACCAGTAGAATTGTCAACACTAAACTCTCTAAATACAAAGCAAATAGCTGAACTAGCATGCTCTCTCTCATTTCTATTAATTTTAAAGAGCAAACCCAGTTAGCCTAGCTAACTGAGTCTTTCTTATCTTCTATTATATCAAATATAGGTCCGTTTGTAACTAGCAAAGAATTCTTTTGTTCGTTCTTCTTTAGGATGATTGATAATCTCATCTGGTGTTCCAGACTCAATAATCTTTCCTTTATCCAAGAATAAAACCTTATCGGCTACCTGAGAAACAAAGGACATATCGTGACTGACTAAAATCATGGTTTGACCTGATTTGGCAGCATT is a genomic window containing:
- a CDS encoding SGNH/GDSL hydrolase family protein; this translates as MAVQLLENWLLKEQEKIQTKYRELNQISVIEPDIIFIGDSIIEYYPLQELLGTSKTIVNRGVRGYQTGLLRENLDAHLYGDAVDQIVLLIGTNDIGKDVPMNEALNNLESVIQTISRDYPLSQIKLVSILPVNESTDFKQTVYIRTNEKIKAWNQAYQDLASSYMQVEYVSVFENLLDQEGQLKEDYTTDGLHLSVSGYQALSNTLKKYIF
- the rlmB gene encoding 23S rRNA (guanosine(2251)-2'-O)-methyltransferase RlmB, whose protein sequence is MKTNDIVYGVHAVTEALLANTGNKLYLQEDLRGKNVEKVKELATEKKVAISWTSKKSLSEMTEGAVHQGFVLRVSEFAYTELEQILAKTRQEENPLLLILDGLTDPHNLGSILRTADATNVSGVIIPKHRAVGVTPVVAKTATGAIEHVPIARVTNLSQTLDKLKDEGFWTFGTDMNGTPCHKWNTKGKIALIIGNEGKGISSNIKKQVDEMITIPMNGHVQSLNASVAAAILMYEVFRNRL
- a CDS encoding DUF4059 family protein — translated: MLVQLFALYLESLVLTILLVLIILGLWIGLRALSGVDKTAKARQAHLYDMIMIGVLTIPVLSFATMSILLVLKA
- the def gene encoding peptide deformylase, translated to MSAIERITKAAHLIDMKDIIREGNPTLRAVAEEVSFPLSDQDIILGEKMMQFLKHSQDPVMAEKLGLRGGVGLAAPQLDISKRIIAVLVPNITEDGETPQEAYDLQAVMYNPKIVSHSVQDAALGEGEGCLSVDRAVPGYVIRHARVTVDYFDKDGEKHRIKLKGYNSIVVQHEIDHLNGIMFYDRINEKDPFEVKDGLLILE
- a CDS encoding HAD family hydrolase, with product MDIKIIATDMDGTLLDPQGQLDLPRLEKILDQLDQRGVRFVIATGNEVHRMRQLLGHLAERVVLVVANGARILENDQLIQAQTWNDAMVDRALGHFKGRECQDQFVVTAMNGGFVKEGTVFTQLENFMTPEMIEKFYQRMHFVDEFDSSLFGGVLKMSMVVGEERLNSVLQEINDLFDGHVRAVSSGYGCIDILQDGIHKAWGLKELLKRWNLETEQIMAFGDSENDIEMLELAGISYAMENAEESVKEVATKVAPANSQAGVYQVLENWLERGE
- the trxB gene encoding thioredoxin-disulfide reductase gives rise to the protein MYDTIIIGAGPAGMTAALYAARSNLKVALIEGGLPGGQMNNTSDIENYPGYANISGPELAEKMFEPLENLGVEHLYGFVENVEDHGEFKKVVTDDQVYETRTVIVATGSKHRLLGVPGEEELNSRGVSYCAVCDGAFFRDQDLLVVGGGDSAVEEAIFLTRFAKSVTIIHRRDELRAQKVLQDRAFANEKINFIWDSVVKEIKGENRVESVVIENVKTGQVTEQDFGGVFIYVGLDPVSDFVQELQIRDQAGWIVTDDHMKTSVAGVFAVGDVRQKDLRQVTTAVGDGAIAGQEAYKYITEHS
- a CDS encoding CapA family protein, which codes for MEQRSRKRKKGPVLHAIRHSVRFFRNYKQWNNRTFIVVLLASVAVSMMLTLLVEGTRGISLSSSDPSAVQKKLNSQEKNADTEQETSARIMANGDLLYHIPIYRTALKEDGTYDFHENFDYVKPWLKQADLVIGDFEGTVNKDHYLAGYPLFNAPGEVMDAIKDAGYQVLDLAHNHILDSQIEGVFSTADAIEKAGMTPIGVYTHEPREKAPIVIKEVNGIKVALLAYSYGFNGIEEYISKEDYDNHLSDLNEDKMKAEIERAEKEADITIIMPQMGIEYQLEPTEEQKQLYHKMIDWGADIIFGGHPHVVEPAETVEKDGDKKLIIYSMGNFISNQRIETMQDEENAKWTERGVLMDVTIKKKAGKTIIETAKAHPSWVNRTPKGTYSPEGYPLYLYQTYILEDFIEGGKYRSQLDEDTKERIDTAYKEMNEHVGLKW